TCCCCGTACCGGGCCTTCTCTGCCGGGCGACCGAAGCTAACGGTCGCGGCGCAGGTGAAAGCCACGCTAAAGAATCTCAAAAATCGGGTTTTCAGGATTTTGTCGATGACGACACAACGCCCACAGCCGAAGCCCGGCCGCCCCAAATATCACGATTTCATTACTGACATCGAGAAGGGCATCATCAAAACTCCGGAGTTCCAGCGCGAGTCTGCGTGGCCCATTGAGAAGACCACGGCACTCCTAGACAGCATTGTGAAAAGTTAGCCAATCGGCACCTTCATCCTCTGGAAGACCAATCAGCGAATGGGGGACGTGAAGGACATGGGCAACCTCCCGCTACTCGTCACGCCTGATGATAGGCAGGTCGAATATGTCCTCGGCGGGCAGCAGCGAATGACCTCGTTACTCGCTGCGTATTGATGCGCGAAGATACCGCGCGGGGTAAAAAAGGTGACCGATTTCGCCGACATTTATGTGAACCCCAATCCTATGCTGCCAGATAATCCCCACAAATATGTATAGCTCAAGGATATTCTGTCATCGAACTGAGAGGTTGAGAAGCGACTCGTCGCCAGTCTTGGATTGACCGATGACGACCTCGACATCGCCGACAAGTTCAAACAGGCCTTCACAATATATGATTTTGGCCTGGTCACACTGACGTGTGATGACATCGACAGCGCTATTGAGGTCTTCACACGCATCAAAACTGGCGCTTAACTGTGCATTCCTGATGCTTAGAAAACGGATAGCCGGTGGGAGGCCCAAATGTGAGCCTCCCATATTCATTTAGATCTCAACCGAAACACTGCCGATGGGGTTAGAGCAGCACGCCAGGATGTACCCCGCTTCGATGTCATCCTCTGAAATGCCGCCATTGTGCACCATATGCACCTCACCTTCGGTTTTCTTGACCTTGCACGTGCCGCAGACTCCGAACGTGCAGCCCGAGGGAATGTTCAGCCCAGCCGCTTTGGCCGCCCCCAGGACCGTATCAGTTTCAGCGCATTTATGCGTAACATCAGATAGGCTGAAATGCAGCTCAGCTGTTGTGGCACTATCTGGCACCACGTCATCCAGATCCGGGGCGTCGGCTTCAGTTGCGACCGGTGCTCCAAAGCTCTCTTGATGGTAATTCTCCATGTCAAAGCCAAGCCCAGTCAGCGCCTCGCGCACGGCCTGCATGAAAGGTTCCGGACCGCAGCAATAGACTTCGCGGTCGAGATAATCCGGCGCCATCAAGCCCAACATCAGCTGGTTGAAATAGCCCTGATATCCGGTCCAAGGGCGGTACGAGTCCGGCTCTTCCACAACGAATTTCAGATCCAACCCCGGTGTGCGGCTGGCCATTTGCTCCAATCGCTGGCGGAATATGATCTCGGATGGGCGGCTGGCACAGTTGATGAACACCACGTCCAGATTGCCCCCTTCATCCCACATGCAGGTTGTCATGGACATCATTGGCGTGATGCCGGAGCCAGCCGAAATAAACAGGTATTTCTGCGCCCGGCTCCCAGCATTGCTGAACAGCCCGGCCGGGCCGATCGCCCGTATCGTCATACCCGGCTTCAGATTGTCCAACATCCAGCGTGTCCCAATACTGTCTGGCTGGGCTTTGGCGGTGATGGTGATAGACCGCGGCCGTGAAGGCGACGACGAGATTGTATAGGTCCGATGCACCATGCCTCCCGGCTGATCCAGCGCCGGAATTTCCAAGGTCAGAAACTGGCCCGGATCATAGGCAAAAAGTGCCCCCGACGGTGCACGAAAGGAGAAACTTGCCGTGTTGGGCATTTCCGGAACAACTGACACGCATTCCAACAACTCACTGTCGGACCAGATGGCCGGTGCGGATTTTTGGCTGAGTTCATTCATCTTCTCACTCCGCCGCAATCAGGTTACGCCCGGTCAGGCGGCGTGTCAGCTGGCTTGCATACCAATCTCCGAACTGGATGACACCACTTTCCTGCGATGGCGAATACGGCCCTGGCGTATAGACGGGTGAATTGATGCCCTGCTGGTTGTCTTCCACCACAATGCGATCCTCGTCGTTGGTAGCAATCCAGACCTCAGTCAGGCGTTTGAGGTCATAGTCCACGCCCTCTTCGGCGTCCTTGTGGACCAGCCATTTGGTGGTGACTTCGGTTTCGGTCGGACTGACTGGATTGATACAGAACACAATAGAATGATCCGGGAGGAAGTGATTCCATGTGCTCGGATAGTGAAATTGCAAAAGCGTGCCTGCATCGGCAAACGGAATTTTGCCTAAATTTTTGCTGACGGCAGCTTTGCCATTCATGGTAAAACTGACAGCGCCATCCAACAACGGCATGCGCGCGACGCGAAACTGCCCGCGATTTTGATCCAGCTGGAATCGTGCTGCGACGCCAACGGCTTCAATCCGGTCAAAATGGTCCTGTACCTTAGGCGGGACACCGTCTTCTGAGACCCCTGTCACTG
The nucleotide sequence above comes from Phaeobacter inhibens DSM 16374. Encoded proteins:
- a CDS encoding hybrid-cluster NAD(P)-dependent oxidoreductase → MNELSQKSAPAIWSDSELLECVSVVPEMPNTASFSFRAPSGALFAYDPGQFLTLEIPALDQPGGMVHRTYTISSSPSRPRSITITAKAQPDSIGTRWMLDNLKPGMTIRAIGPAGLFSNAGSRAQKYLFISAGSGITPMMSMTTCMWDEGGNLDVVFINCASRPSEIIFRQRLEQMASRTPGLDLKFVVEEPDSYRPWTGYQGYFNQLMLGLMAPDYLDREVYCCGPEPFMQAVREALTGLGFDMENYHQESFGAPVATEADAPDLDDVVPDSATTAELHFSLSDVTHKCAETDTVLGAAKAAGLNIPSGCTFGVCGTCKVKKTEGEVHMVHNGGISEDDIEAGYILACCSNPIGSVSVEI